The Cloeon dipterum chromosome 3, ieCloDipt1.1, whole genome shotgun sequence genome includes a region encoding these proteins:
- the LOC135938743 gene encoding speckle-type POZ protein-like isoform X1, whose protein sequence is MPTSHESNSRRSSTSSRRRFSAGHWIKSLVSTKKSTNDQRSLSPDLETTEMEDGVEILVPSASDVMYKYTWTIKKFGHNCRKRHSPVFDSEAFELNVNGLRTRWNLSIRFWTGMDGSRLMSPVVACLNLLRCWPEDIAGTQATVHFQFGVLCRQTGRFDTTPLARCIVSLGATKNIVSVGHQDVEITEKHMLSQSGDVRLVCKVQVVPTGSNDEQHSLSQDMGSLLCSSEDDLAPAELPWAKGDIKLRAAGGVLFPAHCCILGARSPRLAGMISEMELPTKPAETPILDLSDLTAENLQEILRYIYTGRVDNLDSVAASLLAAGVKYELPGLTCLCERALLDTMDAESVAARLLLADEFNCETLKRGALAFIEGHAGRMPKNMAWSVMEMVRPELFQEACEAGIGDSASSFASSLSEAGSNSR, encoded by the exons aTCAAAGGTCCTTATCGCCAGATCTGGAGACGACAGAGATGGAAGACGGGGTTGAGATTTTGGTGCCGAGCGCAAGCGATGTGATGTACAAATACACGTGGACCATTAAGAAATTCGGGCACAACTGCCGCAAGAGACACAGCCCTGTGTTCGACAGCGAGGCCTTCGAACTCAATGTGAACGGCCTGCGAACCCGGTGGAACCTCAGCATCCGCTTCTGGACCGGCATGGACGGTTCGCGGCTCATGAGCCCCGTGGTCGCCTGTCTCAACCTTCTGAG GTGCTGGCCCGAAGACATTGCCGGCACGCAAGCCACTGTCCACTTCCAGTTTGGCGTCCTCTGCAGACAGACCGGCCGCTTTGACACAACTCCGCTGGCCAGATGCATCGTGTCGCTGGGAGCAACCAAAAATATCGTCTCGGTCGGACACCAAGACGTGGAAATCACGGAGAAACACATGCTCTCCCAATCGGGGGACGTCCGTCTAGTCTGTAAAGTGcag GTTGTTCCTACGGGGAGCAACGATGAGCAGCACAGTCTGTCTCAGGACATGGGTTCTCTGCTGTGCAGCTCGGAAGACGACCTTGCCCCGGCGGAACTGCCCTGGGCCAAGGGCGACATCAAACTGCGCGCGGCCGGCGGCGTGCTCTTCCCGGCGCACTGCTGCATTTTGGGCGCGCGCTCTCCGCGCCTCGCGGGCATGATTTCCGAGATGGAGCTGCCCACCAAGCCGGCAGAGACGCCGATTCTGGACCTGAGCGACCTGACCGCGGAGAACCTGCAGGAGATCCTGAGGTACATCTACACGGGGCGCGTGGACAACCTGGACTCGGTGGCCGCCTCGCTGCTGGCGGCCGGCGTCAAGTACGAGCTGCCTGGCCTCACGTGCCTGTGCGAGAGGGCGCTACTGGACACGATGGACGCGGAAAGCGTGGCCGCCAGGTTGCTGCTGGCCGACGAGTTCAACTGCGAGACCCTGAAGAGAGGCGCCCTGGCCTTCATCGAGGGGCACGCCGGCAGGATGCCCAAGAACATGGCGTGGTCGGTCATGGAGATGGTGCGGCCGGAGCTGTTCCAAGAGGCGTGCGAGGCCGGCATTGGAGACTCGGCGTCCAGCTTTGCCAGCTCTCTCAGCGAGGCCGGCAGCAACTCTCGTTGA
- the LOC135938743 gene encoding speckle-type POZ protein-like isoform X2 has protein sequence MEDGVEILVPSASDVMYKYTWTIKKFGHNCRKRHSPVFDSEAFELNVNGLRTRWNLSIRFWTGMDGSRLMSPVVACLNLLRCWPEDIAGTQATVHFQFGVLCRQTGRFDTTPLARCIVSLGATKNIVSVGHQDVEITEKHMLSQSGDVRLVCKVQVVPTGSNDEQHSLSQDMGSLLCSSEDDLAPAELPWAKGDIKLRAAGGVLFPAHCCILGARSPRLAGMISEMELPTKPAETPILDLSDLTAENLQEILRYIYTGRVDNLDSVAASLLAAGVKYELPGLTCLCERALLDTMDAESVAARLLLADEFNCETLKRGALAFIEGHAGRMPKNMAWSVMEMVRPELFQEACEAGIGDSASSFASSLSEAGSNSR, from the exons ATGGAAGACGGGGTTGAGATTTTGGTGCCGAGCGCAAGCGATGTGATGTACAAATACACGTGGACCATTAAGAAATTCGGGCACAACTGCCGCAAGAGACACAGCCCTGTGTTCGACAGCGAGGCCTTCGAACTCAATGTGAACGGCCTGCGAACCCGGTGGAACCTCAGCATCCGCTTCTGGACCGGCATGGACGGTTCGCGGCTCATGAGCCCCGTGGTCGCCTGTCTCAACCTTCTGAG GTGCTGGCCCGAAGACATTGCCGGCACGCAAGCCACTGTCCACTTCCAGTTTGGCGTCCTCTGCAGACAGACCGGCCGCTTTGACACAACTCCGCTGGCCAGATGCATCGTGTCGCTGGGAGCAACCAAAAATATCGTCTCGGTCGGACACCAAGACGTGGAAATCACGGAGAAACACATGCTCTCCCAATCGGGGGACGTCCGTCTAGTCTGTAAAGTGcag GTTGTTCCTACGGGGAGCAACGATGAGCAGCACAGTCTGTCTCAGGACATGGGTTCTCTGCTGTGCAGCTCGGAAGACGACCTTGCCCCGGCGGAACTGCCCTGGGCCAAGGGCGACATCAAACTGCGCGCGGCCGGCGGCGTGCTCTTCCCGGCGCACTGCTGCATTTTGGGCGCGCGCTCTCCGCGCCTCGCGGGCATGATTTCCGAGATGGAGCTGCCCACCAAGCCGGCAGAGACGCCGATTCTGGACCTGAGCGACCTGACCGCGGAGAACCTGCAGGAGATCCTGAGGTACATCTACACGGGGCGCGTGGACAACCTGGACTCGGTGGCCGCCTCGCTGCTGGCGGCCGGCGTCAAGTACGAGCTGCCTGGCCTCACGTGCCTGTGCGAGAGGGCGCTACTGGACACGATGGACGCGGAAAGCGTGGCCGCCAGGTTGCTGCTGGCCGACGAGTTCAACTGCGAGACCCTGAAGAGAGGCGCCCTGGCCTTCATCGAGGGGCACGCCGGCAGGATGCCCAAGAACATGGCGTGGTCGGTCATGGAGATGGTGCGGCCGGAGCTGTTCCAAGAGGCGTGCGAGGCCGGCATTGGAGACTCGGCGTCCAGCTTTGCCAGCTCTCTCAGCGAGGCCGGCAGCAACTCTCGTTGA
- the LOC135939688 gene encoding ribosomal RNA-processing protein 7 homolog A: MLMCLPQLTSAQFKTAKINLFLTNASMASSATQICGFLAIPVKYKESSGASHWLYCKEHSVRVKTTGKPVGRTLFVINVPAFFTEDCFQKLFGEFGTVSKVFFHKKPTASVPEEETSNFFKKSEPVKGYKVAYVVFEKSSSLEAVLKLKWKTPKVLFGKQDKAPPSAVQRWNAAYDEQITAVADLQADIDDFMRKFDEKAKEEADNLKQSEGQADEDGWFTVTKKVRKPGLARKESVEQRVLQKESKKKAKKELLNFYTFQIRESKMNHLAELRHKFEEDKKRIAQLRQSRRFRPF; encoded by the exons ATGTTGATGTGTTTACCTCAGCTGACCTCAGCTCAGTTTAAGACagctaaaatcaatttgtttttaacaaaCGCAAGCATGGCCTCATCCGCAACACAAATTTGTGGTTTTCTAG CTATTCCCGTGAAATACAAAGAATCGAGCGGTGCCAGCCACTGGCTTTACTGCAAAGAGCATTCCGTGCGTGTAAAGACAACAGGGAAACCAGTCGGACGAACACTGTTTGTAATCAACGTTCCGGCCTTCTTTACAGAG GACTGCTTTCAAAAGTTGTTTGGAGAGTTTGGTACAGTCTCCAAAGTTTTCTTCCACAAGAAGCCGACTGCTTCTGTTCCAGAAGAAGAAACCtctaatttcttcaaaaaatccGAGCCTGTCAAA ggCTATAAAGTTGCCTATGTGGTTTTCGAGAAAAGTTCATCTTTGGAGGCtgtcttaaaattgaaatggaaaacgCCAAAAGTGCTTTTCGGAAAGCAAGACAAAGCGCCTCCCTCAGCTGTGCAGA GATGGAATGCGGCGTATGATGAACAAATTACCGCCGTTGCTGACCTCCAAGCCGACATTGACGACTTCATGAGGAAATTCGATGAGAAAGCTAAGGAAGAAGCTGACAATTTGAAGCAGTCCGAGGGTCAGGCTGACGAGGACGGCTGGTTCACAGTTACAAAGAAAGTAAGGAAACCTGGATTGGCCAGAAAGGAGAGCGTCGAGCAGAGGGTTTTGcagaaagaaagcaaaaagAAGGCAAAGAAGGAGCTGCTCAACTTTTACACCTTCCAAATAAGGGAATCTAAAATGAACC ATCTTGCCGAGCTGCGGCACAAGTTTGAAGAGGACAAGAAAAGAATTGCCCAGCTTCGACAGTCTAGGAGGTTCAGACCGTTTTAG
- the atms gene encoding RNA polymerase II-associated factor 1 homolog isoform X1 — protein sequence MAPTLQPQNAQPDKRPMAPPGARGAPHDRRTELVCRVKYCNTLPDIPFDPKFVMYPFDSRRFIQNNPTSLERTYKYEVLAEHDLGVTIDLINSDAYAIDQDAVLDPTDEKLLEEELSTPHDANRKTKHSKSVSWLRRTEYISTEQTRFQPQTMEKVEAKVGYSVKKAFKDETLYMDRDSQVAAIEKTFTDSKIPIEKHYSKPNVVPVEILPIYPDFKMWKYACAQVIFDSDPAPVGRSVPAQIEEMSQAMIRGVMDESGEQFVAYFLPLEETLIKRKQDQSIGVDWDDEANDYTYKMAREYNWTVKSKATKGYEENYFLVVREDGVYYNELETRVRLNKRRQKQGGVTNTKLLVHHRPLNEIEHQTQRVREKALETVCEEEEDEPMAEDDDQENKQSDAEEGGEKNDEKMETDGEKSGEESNKSNSDKEGSGNEASENEASEGEGSKKASDAESGDEEASKKGTPAASPQGSKASSSSSSSSSGSESDSD from the exons ATGGCTCCGACACTGCAGCCGCAAAATGCACAGCCAGACAAGCGGCCCATGGCCCCGCCGGGTGCTCGAGGTGCTCCTCACGACAGAAG AACCGAGCTGGTGTGCCGAGTCAAATACTGCAACACGCTGCCAGACATCCCTTTCGATCCGAAATTCGTCATGTACCCTTTCGACTCGAGAAGGTTTATTCAGAACAATCCGACGTCCCTCGAGAGGACCTACAAGTACGAAGTGTTGGCCGAGCACGATCTCGGCGTCACCATCGATCTGATCAACAGCGACGCTTATGCCATAGACCAAGACGCGGTTCTCGACCCGACCGACGAAAAACTGCTCGAGGAGGAACTGTCCACGCCGCACGATGCCAACAG GAAAACAAAGCACTCCAAGAGCGTATCCTGGCTCAGGAGGACCGAATACATTTCCACCGAGCAGACGAGGTTTCAGCCTCAAACCATGGAGAAGGTCGAGGCGAAAGTCGGTTACTCGGTCAAGAAAGCGTTCAAG GACGAGACTTTGTACATGGACAGAGACAGTCAGGTGGCTGCGATCGAAAAAACCTTCACCGACTCCAAGATTCCCATCGAGAAACACTACAGCAAACCAAACGTGGTTCCAGTCGAAATTCTTCCAATTTATCCAGACTTCAAA atGTGGAAATACGCGTGCGCTCAAGTCATATTCGACTCGGACCCTGCTCCGGTTGGCCGATCGGTGCCAGCGCAAATTGAAGAAATGTCTCAGGCTATGATCAG AGGTGTAATGGACGAGAGTGGAGAGCAGTTTGTCGCCTACTTCCTGCCACTCGAAGAAACGCTGATTAAACGGAAACAAGATCAAAGCATTGGCGTCGACTGGGACGACGAGGCCAATGACTACACCTACAAGATGGCCAGGGAGTACAACTGGACCGTCAAGAGCAAGGCCACCAAGGGTTATGAAGAAAATTACTTCTTGGTTGTACGAGAAGATGGAGTTTACTACAACGAGCTGGAAACAAG GGTTCGATTGAACAAGAGGAGGCAGAAGCAGGGAGGCGTGACGAACACCAAGCTGCTAGTGCATCACCGGCCTTTGAACGAGATCGAGCACCAAACACAAAGAGTGAGAGAAAAGGCGCTAGAAACCGTATGCgaagaggaggaggatgaGCCGATGGCCGAGGACGACGACCAAGAAAACAAGCAATCAG ACGCTGAAGAGGGCGGCGAGAAAAACGATGAGAAAATGGAAACAGACGGCGAAAAGTCTGGCGAAGAGAGCAACAAAAGCAATTCTGACAAAG AAGGGAGTGGCAATGAGGCCAGTGAAAACGAAGCAAGTGAGGGTGAGGGGAGTAAGAAGGCTTCTGACGCTGAAAGCGGCGACGAGGAAGCGAGCAAAAAGGGCACGCCCGCAGCTTCTCCCCAGGGCTCCAAGGCGTcctcaagcagcagcagcagctcaagTGGTTCGGAATCTGATTCTGACTAA
- the atms gene encoding RNA polymerase II-associated factor 1 homolog isoform X2, with translation MAPTLQPQNAQPDKRPMAPPGARGAPHDRRTELVCRVKYCNTLPDIPFDPKFVMYPFDSRRFIQNNPTSLERTYKYEVLAEHDLGVTIDLINSDAYAIDQDAVLDPTDEKLLEEELSTPHDANRKTKHSKSVSWLRRTEYISTEQTRFQPQTMEKVEAKVGYSVKKAFKDETLYMDRDSQVAAIEKTFTDSKIPIEKHYSKPNVVPVEILPIYPDFKMWKYACAQVIFDSDPAPVGRSVPAQIEEMSQAMIRGVMDESGEQFVAYFLPLEETLIKRKQDQSIGVDWDDEANDYTYKMAREYNWTVKSKATKGYEENYFLVVREDGVYYNELETRVRLNKRRQKQGGVTNTKLLVHHRPLNEIEHQTQRVREKALETVCEEEEDEPMAEDDDQENKQSDAEEGGEKNDEKMETDGEKSGEESNKSNSDKGSGNEASENEASEGEGSKKASDAESGDEEASKKGTPAASPQGSKASSSSSSSSSGSESDSD, from the exons ATGGCTCCGACACTGCAGCCGCAAAATGCACAGCCAGACAAGCGGCCCATGGCCCCGCCGGGTGCTCGAGGTGCTCCTCACGACAGAAG AACCGAGCTGGTGTGCCGAGTCAAATACTGCAACACGCTGCCAGACATCCCTTTCGATCCGAAATTCGTCATGTACCCTTTCGACTCGAGAAGGTTTATTCAGAACAATCCGACGTCCCTCGAGAGGACCTACAAGTACGAAGTGTTGGCCGAGCACGATCTCGGCGTCACCATCGATCTGATCAACAGCGACGCTTATGCCATAGACCAAGACGCGGTTCTCGACCCGACCGACGAAAAACTGCTCGAGGAGGAACTGTCCACGCCGCACGATGCCAACAG GAAAACAAAGCACTCCAAGAGCGTATCCTGGCTCAGGAGGACCGAATACATTTCCACCGAGCAGACGAGGTTTCAGCCTCAAACCATGGAGAAGGTCGAGGCGAAAGTCGGTTACTCGGTCAAGAAAGCGTTCAAG GACGAGACTTTGTACATGGACAGAGACAGTCAGGTGGCTGCGATCGAAAAAACCTTCACCGACTCCAAGATTCCCATCGAGAAACACTACAGCAAACCAAACGTGGTTCCAGTCGAAATTCTTCCAATTTATCCAGACTTCAAA atGTGGAAATACGCGTGCGCTCAAGTCATATTCGACTCGGACCCTGCTCCGGTTGGCCGATCGGTGCCAGCGCAAATTGAAGAAATGTCTCAGGCTATGATCAG AGGTGTAATGGACGAGAGTGGAGAGCAGTTTGTCGCCTACTTCCTGCCACTCGAAGAAACGCTGATTAAACGGAAACAAGATCAAAGCATTGGCGTCGACTGGGACGACGAGGCCAATGACTACACCTACAAGATGGCCAGGGAGTACAACTGGACCGTCAAGAGCAAGGCCACCAAGGGTTATGAAGAAAATTACTTCTTGGTTGTACGAGAAGATGGAGTTTACTACAACGAGCTGGAAACAAG GGTTCGATTGAACAAGAGGAGGCAGAAGCAGGGAGGCGTGACGAACACCAAGCTGCTAGTGCATCACCGGCCTTTGAACGAGATCGAGCACCAAACACAAAGAGTGAGAGAAAAGGCGCTAGAAACCGTATGCgaagaggaggaggatgaGCCGATGGCCGAGGACGACGACCAAGAAAACAAGCAATCAG ACGCTGAAGAGGGCGGCGAGAAAAACGATGAGAAAATGGAAACAGACGGCGAAAAGTCTGGCGAAGAGAGCAACAAAAGCAATTCTGACAAAG GGAGTGGCAATGAGGCCAGTGAAAACGAAGCAAGTGAGGGTGAGGGGAGTAAGAAGGCTTCTGACGCTGAAAGCGGCGACGAGGAAGCGAGCAAAAAGGGCACGCCCGCAGCTTCTCCCCAGGGCTCCAAGGCGTcctcaagcagcagcagcagctcaagTGGTTCGGAATCTGATTCTGACTAA
- the LOC135939690 gene encoding peptidoglycan-recognition protein SC2-like encodes MKTAVIVLACVASALAACPNIVSRASWGARPPNSITYLSNPVPYVVIHHSESGECSTQSSCSSMVQGFQDYHMDTNGWSDIGYNFLVGGDGNIYEGRGWDKVGAHAPGYNSQSIGICFIGSYISSAPSSTLVDPVRQLIQCGMDDRWIQLAHMTIGHRQAVSTDCPGDALYSLIQSWPDWEPNP; translated from the exons ATGAAAACTGCTGTCATCGTTCTTGCCTGCGTGGCCTCTGCACTTGCTG CATGCCCGAACATCGTGTCTCGCGCTTCGTGGGGCGCGCGCCCTCCCAACAGCATCACGTACTTGAGCAACCCCGTGCCCTACGTGGTGATCCACCACTCTGAATCTGGAGAGTGCTCCACCCAGTCCTCTTGCTCCTCGATGGTGCAGGGCTTCCAGGACTACCACATGGACACCAACGGCTGGTCGGACATCGGCTACAACTTCCTGGTCGGAGGTGACGGCAACATCTACGAGGGCCGCGGCTGGGACAAGGTCGGCGCCCACGCTCCCGGCTACAACAGCCAGTCCATCGGCATCTGCTTCATCGGCAGCTATATTT CCTCGGCTCCCAGCAGCACTCTGGTTGACCCTGTCCGGCAGTTGATCCAGTGCGGAATGGACGACCGTTGGATCCAGCTTGCTCACATGACCATCGGCCACCGTCAGGCTGTCAGCACCGACTGCCCAGGAGATGCTCTCTATTCGCTCATCCAGTCCTGGCCCGACTGGGAACCCAACCCTTAA
- the LOC135939689 gene encoding peptidoglycan recognition protein-like — translation MMSTIATPIFGAHGTSLLDSAQRYSVKMKVAAVFALFIAGTFGACPEIVPRADWGARPPYSVSYQPLPIPYVVIHHAVSESCYDLDTCAALIRGMQDEHMDVNGWSDIGLNFLVGEDGRVYEGRGWQAIGSHTPGFSSISIGVCFIGTFNDYAPYDIALDAAKLLNECGVEQGYLYPNFGLMGHRQAVSTECPGNALYDEIINWPNYVPVP, via the exons ATGATGAGCACTATAGCTACGCCAATTTTTGGTGCGCACGGCACTTCTCTGTTGGATTCTGCACAAAGATATTCAGTAAAAATGAAGGTTGCTGCTGTCTTTGCTCTTTTCATTGCTGGCACCTTTGGTG CCTGCCCTGAAATCGTACCGAGGGCCGATTGGGGCGCTCGTCCGCCGTACAGCGTTTCCTACCAACCGCTTCCCATTCCTTACGTGGTGATCCACCACGCCGTGTCCGAATCCTGCTACGACCTGGACACGTGCGCCGCCTTGATTCGTGGAATGCAGGACGAGCACATGGACGTCAACGGCTGGTCCGACATCGGCTTAAATTTTCTGGTCGGGGAAGACGGCCGCGTCTACGAGGGCAGGGGCTGGCAGGCGATCGGCTCGCACACGCCCGGCTTCAGCTCAATCAGCATCGGCGTCTGTTTCATCGGCACTTTCAACGACTACGCGCCCTACGACATCGCCTTGGACGCGGCCAAATTGCTCAACGAGTGCGGCGTTGAGCAAGGCTACCTCTACCCAAACTTCGGGCTCATGGGCCACAGACAGGCGGTGAGCACAGAGTGCCCTGGAAATGCTCTTTATGATGAGATCATCAACTGGCCAAATTATGTGCCTGTTCCCTAA